A window from Pseudooceanicola algae encodes these proteins:
- a CDS encoding nucleotidyltransferase family protein: MIAILLLAAGAARRMGGADKLLEQVEGQPLLRCIAQRALAADLGPVQITLTSDRPERDAALKGLPVQKINVPNAQDGMGASIACGIAALPEGLDGVMILPSDMPEITSADMLTLAEAFHRGEAPILRGASQVTEAGTAQSLAGHPVLFPADLFPDLKTISGDQGARALLATHSGRLRLVPLPGRHAMIDLDTPEDWARWRAEQA, encoded by the coding sequence GTGATCGCCATCCTGTTGCTGGCGGCCGGCGCCGCGCGGCGCATGGGGGGTGCGGACAAGCTTCTGGAACAGGTCGAAGGCCAACCGCTGCTGCGCTGCATAGCGCAAAGGGCATTGGCGGCAGATCTGGGACCGGTGCAGATCACGCTGACGTCTGACCGCCCGGAGCGCGACGCGGCACTCAAGGGGCTACCCGTCCAGAAGATCAACGTGCCAAATGCTCAGGACGGCATGGGCGCCTCGATCGCTTGCGGGATCGCCGCCCTGCCCGAAGGACTGGACGGGGTCATGATCCTGCCCTCCGATATGCCCGAGATCACCAGTGCCGACATGCTGACCTTGGCCGAGGCATTCCATAGGGGCGAGGCCCCGATCCTGCGTGGTGCCAGCCAGGTTACCGAGGCGGGCACGGCCCAATCCCTGGCCGGGCATCCCGTCCTGTTTCCCGCTGATTTGTTTCCCGATCTAAAAACAATCAGTGGCGACCAAGGGGCCCGTGCCCTGCTTGCAACACATTCGGGCAGGCTTCGGCTTGTGCCTCTGCCTGGCCGTCATGCCATGATCGATCTGGATACGCCCGAAGACTGGGCGCGGTGGCGCGCGGAGCAAGCCTGA
- a CDS encoding ribbon-helix-helix domain-containing protein has product MSTRPVKRSLTLKGHRTSVSLEDEFWAEFRRIAREKDIAINALAARIDAGREIETGLASAIRLYVLADLRARLDEAGV; this is encoded by the coding sequence ATGAGCACCCGTCCCGTAAAACGTTCCCTCACGCTGAAAGGGCATCGTACCAGCGTCTCTCTGGAGGATGAATTTTGGGCCGAGTTCCGCCGTATAGCCCGTGAAAAGGATATCGCAATCAATGCCTTGGCCGCACGAATTGATGCGGGGCGCGAAATCGAAACCGGCTTGGCCTCGGCCATTCGGCTTTATGTGCTCGCGGATCTTCGAGCGCGTCTCGACGAGGCCGGGGTGTGA
- a CDS encoding DUF4169 family protein, translating to MAKIVNLNQVRKDKARAGKRAKGDENALRFGLGKAQKRLDQAHADKHEGALDGHRLERPENVAPEAGDDDGSDPQV from the coding sequence ATGGCAAAGATCGTCAATCTCAACCAGGTCCGGAAGGACAAGGCGCGGGCCGGGAAGCGCGCCAAAGGGGATGAAAACGCCCTGCGTTTCGGCCTTGGCAAGGCGCAGAAGCGTCTCGATCAGGCCCATGCGGACAAGCATGAAGGGGCGCTGGATGGCCATAGGTTGGAACGTCCTGAAAATGTCGCGCCCGAGGCGGGAGACGATGACGGCTCTGACCCGCAGGTATGA